The following DNA comes from Candidatus Acidiferrales bacterium.
GCTTTGCCAACCGTGGTCAAGAGTTCCGCTGTCTGAAACGGCTTGGTCAAGTAGTCATACGCGCCCCAGCGCATCGCTTCGACCGCGCTTTCAATGCTCCCGTAGGCAGTGGCGACGATGACTTCGGTATCGGGTTGGATGAGCCTGATCTCTTTGAGCAGCTCCAGTCCTTCCATGTCCGGCAAAACCAGATCAACAACCGCCACCTCGAAGGAGGTCTGCCGGAGCAATTCGAGCGCCTGACGGCCGCTCTCGGCGCCTCCCACCGCGTAGCCCGCCTGGATCAAGACGCGTTCGAGGGAGGTTCTCAGGGCGTGGTCGTCGTCGGCGACAAGGACGCGAAAGCCGCTGGTTTCTCCGCGAGCCCCGACTGGATCGGGGCGAGCCGCTGCTGCTTCACGGTTGGCTTCCAGGACTTCTTGGGCAGTCATGATGGCCCTCCTCTCCCGCCTTGCCCAAAATGGGGGCCGGCGGCGCGACTGGAAATTCCCGCTGGCTCCATTTCCGGCTGAGCGGGAAGGAAAACTTTCTCTCCCAAAATGCGCGGCAAGGTGATGATGAAGGTGGTTCCGCTGCCCGGTCGTGCCTCGCAGCGGACGTCGCCGCCGTGTTCGCGGACAATCTTGCGAGTGTGTGCCAGGCCGAGACCGGTTCCTTCGCGCTTGGTGGTAAAGAACGGGTCAAAAATCCTTGGTAGATGCTCGGCAGTGATGCCGGGGCCGTTGTCGGAAATGCGAAGCTCCAGCTCCTTTTCGAAGGCGCGAAGCTCGAAGCGGATTTCGCCCCCGTCGGGCATGGCCTCAAAGGAATTGCGGACGATGTTAAGCAAGGCCTGGCGCACCAGATTCTCGTCCAGCGAGGCGTAGGTCGGTTCGGCGGTGATCTGCGAATGTATCTTTACCCTCCGCTGCTCGGCTTCCTTGGCGATAAAATCGAGGAAGTTTTCTGAGATTTGGCCAAGCGAGCGCCTTTCGGGCGCCGGCTTTTGCATGCGCGCAAACCGCAGGTAGTCCTGGATCACTTTTTTCAGCCGATCGATCTCCCGCGTGACGGCCTCGCTCACTTCCTGGATCTCGGCAATCTTCGCTCCGGCGTAGCGCTCGACCTCCGTGCGCAGATAGGCCACATTCAGGCCAATACTGGCCAGCGGCGTGTTGATCTCGTGCGCGATGTGGGAGGCCATCTTGCCGACGGCGGCGAGCTGCTCGGCGTGCTGCAATTGTTGCTCGAACTTGAGCCGGCGTTCGGCCGCCTGCGCCTTCAACTCGGCCAGGCGGCGCTTCTGGTTCAACCGGAAGATAAAAACCGTCGCGGCCAGAGTAAGGGAGAGAAACACGGTCAGCAACACAAAGAGGTTCATAAAGCCGCTGCGCGTGGTTTGCGCAATCAGGCCGTGCCGGGTGGAAAACGCCAGCGACCATCGCCGGTTGGCCAGGTGGACGGGTGTGAAAGCCACCACTCCGACCGGGTTCCTGGTGACCTGAATTTTTCCGGCGCCCTCTTCGCCGCGAAGCATGCGCTGCTCGGTGGTAAACGCCCGGTGGCACGGAAGACAGGAGCCCTCCGCTGGAATGCGACGACCGATCATCTCCGGATGGTGCGTGTTAGCCAGCACCGATCCGCTTTCATTCAGGATGACAATCGAAATCGGCATCCCCTCGATGCCGCGCAGAGGCGGGCCAAGCAGCTCAGGCAGAGCGAAAACTCCGCCGGCTGCTCCGGCTGGCCGAGCGCCATCGAAGAGAGGCTCGAGAGCAATGAGCTTGACGGAGCCATCTTCGGCAAAAAGCGGTTCACTCAGGTAGCTGCCCGGTTCACTTTTCTGTCGGGTGACAAGAGCCGCCACCGCCGGCGGAAGCGACCCCCGCAGAACCTTCAGGCGGCCTTCCGGGGAAACTTGGAAAGTGGCTTCAAATTCGCCCACGTCTCTGATGCGCCGCCCCCGGTTCTCCTGGAGGAGCGTCCTGTCCAGCCGGTGGCGGATGTCTTCCCAGCGGAGCTCGACGGCGCCGGCGGTTTGCCGAACCAGCGCAAGTTGCTGGCGCTCGTAGTCGCTCACCACCCGCGCCTCCGTGCGCCGGTAAAGAAAACCAGCAATACCG
Coding sequences within:
- a CDS encoding ATP-binding protein, with product MSEARPKALRWTLLVGLAVVLVFAGIAGFLYRRTEARVVSDYERQQLALVRQTAGAVELRWEDIRHRLDRTLLQENRGRRIRDVGEFEATFQVSPEGRLKVLRGSLPPAVAALVTRQKSEPGSYLSEPLFAEDGSVKLIALEPLFDGARPAGAAGGVFALPELLGPPLRGIEGMPISIVILNESGSVLANTHHPEMIGRRIPAEGSCLPCHRAFTTEQRMLRGEEGAGKIQVTRNPVGVVAFTPVHLANRRWSLAFSTRHGLIAQTTRSGFMNLFVLLTVFLSLTLAATVFIFRLNQKRRLAELKAQAAERRLKFEQQLQHAEQLAAVGKMASHIAHEINTPLASIGLNVAYLRTEVERYAGAKIAEIQEVSEAVTREIDRLKKVIQDYLRFARMQKPAPERRSLGQISENFLDFIAKEAEQRRVKIHSQITAEPTYASLDENLVRQALLNIVRNSFEAMPDGGEIRFELRAFEKELELRISDNGPGITAEHLPRIFDPFFTTKREGTGLGLAHTRKIVREHGGDVRCEARPGSGTTFIITLPRILGEKVFLPAQPEMEPAGISSRAAGPHFGQGGRGGPS